One stretch of Lytechinus variegatus isolate NC3 chromosome 17, Lvar_3.0, whole genome shotgun sequence DNA includes these proteins:
- the LOC121431123 gene encoding interleukin-17D-like: MMKICLVIVALVHAVTSSPVPASSSSPYCLPMNQADYESRERNGQLFYPNQDAFAVQSFNISDVDMGRKEVSSCPYDGLSSAKSCPNGAKPSASEPTNSNQDGMCPWTYVECFDPDRIPMSISMAQCQCSACLDPYTHMADPNLRCQPIFHNMKVLRKTQCVDGLFRYEEETVNIPVACACMRQRVA; this comes from the exons ATGATGAAg ATCTGTCTTGTAATCGTCGCTCTCGTTCACGCTGTCACATCGTCACCTGTGCCAGCATCGTCATCATCGCCGTATTGTCTTCCAATGAACCAAGCTGATTACGAATCACGAGAAAGAAACGGCCAACTCTTCTATCCAAACCAAGACGCATTCGCCGTTCAGAGTTTTAACATTAGCGACGTGGATATGGGAAGAAAAGAAGTATCAAGCTGTCCGTACGATGGCCTTTCCAGCGCCAAGAGCTGCCCGAACGGCGCCAAACCAAGTGCTTCTGAACCAACCAACTCCAACCAGGATGGAATGTGCCCGTGGACCTACGTCGAGTGCTTCGACCCCGATCGCATCCCGATGTCAATCAGCATGGCGCAGTGTCAATGTTCAGCGTGTTTAGACCCTTACACCCACATGGCTGATCCTAACTTGCGATGCCAACCTATCTTTCATAACATGAAAGTCCTGAGAAAAACCCAGTGTGTGGATGGTCTTTTTCGATATGAAGAGGAGACTGTGAATATCCCGGTAGCGTGTGCATGTATGAGACAGCGAGTGGCTTGA
- the LOC121430566 gene encoding interleukin-17D-like, producing the protein MKICLVIVALVHAVTSSPVSASSSSSSSSPYCLPMNQADYESRERNGHLFYPNQDAFAVQSFNISDVDMGREETSSCPYDGLSSAKSCPNGAEPSASEPTNANQDGMCPWTYVECFDPDRIPMSISMAQCQCSACLDPYTHMADPNLRCQPIFHNMKVLRKTQCVDGLFRYEEETVNIPVACACMRQRVA; encoded by the exons ATGAAG ATCTGTCTTGTAATCGTCGCGCTCGTACACGCTGTCACATCATCACCTGTGTCagcatcctcctcctcatcatcgtcatcgccGTATTGTCTCCCAATGAACCAAGCTGACTACGAATCACGAGAAAGAAACGGCCATCTCTTCTATCCAAACCAAGATGCATTCGCCGTTCAGAGTTTTAACATTAGCGACGTGGATATGGGTAGGGAAGAAACATCAAGCTGTCCGTACGATGGCCTTTCCAGTGCCAAGAGCTGCCCAAACGGCGCCGAACCAAGTGCTTCTGAACCAACCAACGCCAACCAGGATGGAATGTGCCCGTGGACCTACGTCGAGTGCTTCGACCCCGATCGAATCCCGATGTCTATCAGCATGGCGCAGTGTCAATGTTCAGCGTGTTTAGACCCTTACACCCACATGGCTGATCCTAACTTGCGATGCCAACCTATCTTTCATAACATGAAAGTCCTGAGAAAAACCCAGTGTGTGGATGGTCTCTTTCGATATGAGGAGGAGACTGTGAATATCCCGGTAGCGTGTGCATGTATGAGACAACGAGTTGCTTAA